One Nitrospirota bacterium DNA window includes the following coding sequences:
- a CDS encoding rubredoxin has protein sequence MYKCSVCGYIYDDAKEEVPFSELPDDWACPVCNAPKEAFEPV, from the coding sequence ATGTACAAATGCAGTGTATGCGGTTATATTTACGACGATGCAAAAGAGGAAGTACCATTTTCAGAGCTGCCCGATGACTGGGCATGCCCTGTATGCAATGCACCCAAGGAGGCCTTTGAGCCGGTCTAA
- a CDS encoding class II SORL domain-containing protein, with protein MSEKSFFCGINRPQDPANMTDLEKKHTPVIDCPDTVKSGEPFRVSIKVGEMPHVMDEGHHIQWIDLYSGENFNARVELTPVFTRPEVTVTLHKSGKHRTSTLRVIERCNLHGEWEATKEITITE; from the coding sequence ATGTCAGAAAAAAGCTTTTTTTGCGGAATAAACAGGCCCCAGGATCCTGCTAACATGACAGACCTGGAAAAGAAGCATACCCCGGTGATCGATTGTCCTGATACGGTAAAGTCAGGTGAACCCTTCCGGGTTAGCATCAAGGTTGGCGAGATGCCCCACGTGATGGATGAAGGACATCACATTCAGTGGATCGATCTGTATTCCGGTGAGAATTTTAACGCAAGGGTCGAACTGACCCCAGTATTCACAAGGCCGGAGGTAACCGTGACACTCCACAAGAGTGGTAAACACAGAACATCCACGTTAAGGGTTATTGAAAGGTGCAATCTTCATGGAGAGTGGGAGGCAACAAAGGAGATAACCATTACCGAATAA
- a CDS encoding peroxiredoxin: MEEVCCCLRVGHDVPDFTIETYEPSKGDFGEISLETQKADRKWTILFFYPADFTFVUATEFAALAEQYERFSKMGAEVITVSTDTKFVHLAWQREEKMLENVRYPMGSDPTGNLSRLFGIYDEETGLALRGTFIISPEGKLLNSEVNFYNLGRNIDELMRKFKANLHLAKHTKEGCPSKWKDEGDKTLTPSAKLVGKVYEALK; this comes from the coding sequence ATGGAAGAGGTTTGCTGTTGTTTAAGGGTTGGACATGATGTGCCGGACTTCACCATTGAAACCTATGAGCCGTCAAAAGGGGATTTTGGAGAGATAAGCCTCGAAACACAAAAGGCTGACAGGAAGTGGACAATCCTCTTCTTTTATCCGGCGGACTTTACCTTTGTCTGAGCTACGGAGTTTGCTGCTCTGGCAGAGCAGTACGAAAGATTCAGCAAGATGGGGGCTGAGGTAATTACTGTCAGCACCGACACAAAGTTTGTGCATCTTGCATGGCAAAGGGAAGAAAAGATGCTGGAGAATGTCAGGTATCCGATGGGCTCGGACCCAACAGGAAACCTTTCACGTCTCTTCGGTATATATGACGAAGAGACCGGACTTGCATTGAGGGGGACTTTTATAATCAGTCCTGAGGGAAAGCTCCTTAATTCCGAGGTAAACTTCTATAACCTGGGAAGGAATATCGACGAGTTGATGCGGAAGTTCAAGGCGAACCTTCACCTTGCCAAACATACAAAAGAAGGTTGTCCATCGAAATGGAAGGACGAAGGGGACAAGACACTTACACCATCAGCGAAGTTAGTGGGTAAGGTCTACGAGGCATTGAAATAA
- a CDS encoding desulfoferrodoxin FeS4 iron-binding domain-containing protein translates to MAVRNTGEKYRCNVCGNEVVVTKVGGGELVCCGQPMELMPEE, encoded by the coding sequence ATGGCTGTCAGAAATACGGGAGAAAAGTACAGGTGCAATGTCTGCGGCAATGAGGTTGTGGTTACAAAGGTCGGGGGCGGAGAACTGGTCTGCTGCGGCCAGCCCATGGAATTGATGCCGGAAGAATAG
- a CDS encoding flavodoxin family protein, with protein sequence MRVITFLGSPRTEGNTELLLRESIRAIEEEGHSVTLFRPSQMELSPCLSCGACEETGECVISDDMDEVYSAIREGDRFILASPIFFFGLTAQIKALIDRCQSFWCEKYLLKRPIPEKPNGRKGLLLMVGGMKKEAGFRCGDATTTAFFRSISVPEHETLFYPGIDAKGAIREHPTALKEAYEAAKRLVY encoded by the coding sequence TTGAGAGTCATTACATTTCTTGGAAGTCCGAGGACAGAAGGAAACACAGAACTCCTGCTGAGAGAGAGCATTCGGGCAATTGAAGAAGAGGGTCACTCGGTGACCCTCTTCAGGCCCTCACAAATGGAGCTCTCACCCTGCCTTAGCTGTGGTGCCTGTGAAGAAACCGGGGAGTGTGTAATAAGTGACGATATGGATGAGGTCTACAGCGCAATCCGTGAAGGAGACCGTTTTATTCTTGCCTCGCCTATATTCTTCTTTGGCCTTACTGCACAGATCAAGGCCCTTATTGACAGATGCCAGTCCTTCTGGTGCGAAAAATACCTGCTTAAAAGACCAATCCCTGAAAAACCAAATGGCAGAAAAGGATTACTTCTGATGGTTGGAGGCATGAAAAAAGAGGCCGGGTTCAGGTGCGGTGACGCCACAACAACCGCCTTTTTCAGGAGTATCAGTGTCCCTGAGCACGAAACCCTCTTTTATCCCGGCATCGACGCCAAAGGAGCCATCAGGGAACACCCCACGGCCCTGAAAGAGGCTTATGAGGCAGCAAAGAGGTTGGTTTACTGA
- a CDS encoding methyltransferase codes for MKKRYRIQFPKRGTEELEQDEAFFYLIEPAGKKKVRFHDYDVIYNKPDLYEQLFYERLKCQSPAKISEILKHSLSQSEYNLSELRVLDLGAGNGMMGEALKKHGVSRLIGVDIIDEAQQAAERDRLGVYDAYYVADFCNLNQDLHDEIASWMPDCLTTVAALGFGDIPPKAFITAFNLIQSKGWIAFNIKETFLDHTDTSGFSRMIRELVFSKYLDIYHLERYRHRMSMDGKPLYYFGLSGRKHSDIPDGFLEKYDLTSC; via the coding sequence ATGAAAAAACGATACAGAATTCAGTTTCCCAAAAGAGGAACAGAAGAACTTGAACAGGATGAAGCATTTTTTTATTTAATTGAGCCTGCAGGAAAGAAGAAGGTCCGTTTTCATGATTATGACGTCATCTATAATAAGCCGGACTTGTATGAGCAATTATTCTATGAGCGATTGAAGTGTCAATCTCCTGCAAAGATATCGGAAATTCTGAAGCACAGCCTTAGTCAATCTGAATACAATCTTAGCGAATTGCGGGTTTTGGATCTTGGTGCAGGCAATGGAATGATGGGAGAAGCATTAAAGAAGCATGGTGTTTCAAGGTTAATTGGTGTGGATATCATTGATGAAGCCCAGCAGGCAGCGGAAAGGGATAGATTAGGGGTTTATGACGCGTATTATGTTGCGGATTTTTGTAATCTTAATCAGGATCTCCATGATGAAATAGCATCATGGATGCCGGACTGCTTAACGACGGTTGCAGCTCTTGGTTTTGGTGATATTCCGCCCAAGGCTTTTATTACAGCTTTCAACCTTATCCAGAGTAAAGGATGGATTGCTTTTAATATCAAGGAGACTTTTTTAGATCACACGGACACATCGGGATTTTCACGAATGATTCGTGAACTGGTATTTTCAAAGTATCTGGATATTTACCATTTGGAACGCTACCGTCACAGAATGTCGATGGATGGTAAGCCTTTGTACTATTTTGGTCTGTCAGGAAGAAAACATTCTGATATTCCTGATGGTTTCCTGGAGAAATATGACCTGACAAGCTGCTGA